From the genome of Sulfitobacter sp. DSM 110093, one region includes:
- the selD gene encoding selenide, water dikinase SelD yields the protein MVQGDLPLTRDLVLVGGGHAHALVLRKWGMDPLPGARLTVINPGPTAPYTGMLPGHIAGHYGRDALEIDLMRLCRHAGARLILGHATAINRTRQEIAVSGHGNVAYDVASIDVGITAKMDLPGFAEHAVAAKPLDIYAARWRAFLAAVKTGDLPPEVAVIGGGVAGCELAMAMAFALRQAGAQPAVTVVEHGPQLSGMAPRTEAMVRRRMAGLGVGLALGAEVTRITGAALIVEGCAPIPAALCVGAAGAVPHGWLAQTDLPLHSGFIRVGADLGVVDDAALFAVGDCAHMEATPRPKAGVFAVRAAPVLHDNLRAALSGGARRAFKPQKHYLKLISLGGKSAVAERNGLALGGALLWHWKDRIDRKFMDQLDDLPAMKSEAPIGRLALGVQDALAGKPLCGGCGAKVGGAVLGDLLAKMQPRVTGDIVTGAGDDAAILRQPGGGFQVMSTDHLRSFIEDPALMTRIAAVHALGDVWAMGAKPQVALSSIIMRRMSPALQARTLREIAAAAEAVMGAAGAQIVGGHTTMGAELTIGFTVTGTRDEMPIGVGGAQPGDVLMLTRPIGAGVILAGHMAGNAPGRVVAEALRVMATPQAREAEILASAHAMTDVTGFGLAGHVQAICRASGLAAELWADAIPLYPGAQTLSDQGVASSLLSVNQADAPISAAGPVSPLLHDPQTAGGLLAALSEPAAQAAQERLEAEGLTGHIIGRLEAGASAIRLR from the coding sequence CTGGTGCAAGGTGATCTGCCCCTGACGCGGGATCTGGTGCTGGTGGGGGGCGGTCATGCCCATGCGTTGGTGCTGCGCAAATGGGGGATGGACCCGCTGCCCGGTGCGCGGCTGACGGTCATCAATCCCGGCCCGACCGCGCCCTATACGGGCATGTTGCCCGGTCATATTGCGGGCCACTACGGGCGCGATGCGCTTGAGATCGACTTGATGCGCCTGTGCCGCCACGCGGGGGCGCGACTGATACTTGGCCATGCGACCGCCATTAACCGCACGAGGCAAGAGATTGCTGTCAGCGGGCATGGGAATGTGGCCTATGACGTGGCCTCGATCGATGTTGGCATCACGGCAAAGATGGACCTGCCGGGTTTTGCCGAACACGCCGTCGCGGCCAAGCCGCTTGATATCTATGCCGCGCGCTGGCGGGCGTTCTTGGCCGCGGTGAAAACAGGCGATCTGCCGCCCGAAGTCGCCGTGATCGGCGGCGGTGTGGCGGGCTGCGAGTTGGCGATGGCGATGGCATTTGCCCTGCGTCAGGCCGGGGCGCAGCCTGCGGTGACGGTGGTGGAACACGGGCCGCAGCTTTCCGGCATGGCCCCCCGGACGGAAGCGATGGTTCGTCGGCGCATGGCGGGTCTGGGGGTGGGCCTTGCGCTTGGGGCAGAGGTCACGCGGATTACGGGCGCAGCACTAATCGTGGAGGGGTGCGCCCCGATCCCGGCGGCGCTTTGCGTAGGTGCGGCGGGGGCGGTGCCGCATGGCTGGCTCGCGCAGACTGATCTTCCGCTGCACAGTGGGTTCATCCGAGTGGGCGCTGATTTGGGCGTGGTAGATGATGCAGCGCTTTTTGCCGTGGGCGATTGCGCACATATGGAGGCCACACCGCGCCCCAAGGCCGGGGTTTTTGCCGTGCGGGCAGCGCCGGTGCTGCATGATAATCTACGGGCCGCACTGAGCGGCGGCGCGCGGCGGGCGTTCAAACCGCAGAAACATTATCTCAAACTTATTTCATTGGGCGGTAAATCCGCCGTGGCTGAGCGGAACGGGCTCGCCCTTGGCGGGGCGTTGCTATGGCATTGGAAAGACCGGATCGACCGGAAATTCATGGATCAGCTAGATGATCTGCCTGCGATGAAAAGCGAAGCGCCGATCGGACGATTGGCTTTGGGCGTGCAGGACGCGCTGGCGGGCAAGCCACTTTGTGGTGGATGCGGGGCAAAGGTGGGCGGCGCGGTGCTGGGTGACCTCTTGGCCAAGATGCAGCCCCGAGTCACGGGCGATATTGTTACCGGCGCGGGGGATGATGCGGCGATCTTGCGGCAACCGGGCGGCGGTTTTCAGGTGATGAGCACGGATCACCTGCGCAGTTTTATCGAAGATCCGGCACTGATGACGCGGATAGCGGCGGTGCATGCTTTGGGCGATGTTTGGGCTATGGGCGCCAAACCTCAGGTGGCGCTCAGTTCAATAATCATGCGCCGCATGTCGCCTGCATTGCAGGCCCGGACGTTGCGAGAGATCGCAGCTGCCGCGGAGGCAGTGATGGGTGCCGCAGGCGCGCAGATTGTCGGCGGCCACACCACAATGGGCGCGGAACTGACCATCGGGTTCACAGTCACCGGCACGCGAGACGAAATGCCGATTGGCGTGGGCGGCGCGCAGCCGGGGGATGTGTTGATGCTGACCCGGCCCATCGGCGCGGGCGTGATCCTTGCCGGGCATATGGCGGGCAATGCGCCGGGGCGGGTCGTTGCAGAGGCGCTGCGCGTCATGGCCACGCCGCAGGCGCGGGAGGCGGAGATACTGGCCAGCGCCCATGCGATGACGGATGTAACCGGCTTTGGCTTGGCCGGACATGTGCAGGCGATTTGTCGTGCCTCGGGGCTGGCGGCAGAGCTTTGGGCCGATGCGATACCGCTCTATCCGGGGGCGCAGACACTGTCGGATCAGGGGGTGGCGTCCTCCCTCTTGTCCGTAAACCAAGCGGATGCACCGATCAGCGCGGCGGGCCCGGTGTCCCCCCTTTTGCACGATCCGCAAACCGCTGGAGGTTTGCTAGCCGCTTTGTCCGAGCCCGCGGCGCAGGCCGCGCAGGAGCGGTTAGAGGCGGAAGGGCTTACTGGTCATATTATCGGACGGTTGGAGGCTGGCGCATCAGCTATTCGCTTGCGTTGA
- a CDS encoding aminotransferase class III-fold pyridoxal phosphate-dependent enzyme, producing the protein MDGNFNENDISRVVEADRAHIWHHLSQHKPYETTDPRIIVEGKGMRVWDQKGKEHLDAVSGGVWTVNVGYGRESIANAVRDQLIKLNYFAGSAGSIPGSHFAEKLLDKMPGLDRVYYCNSGSEANEKAFKMVRQIAHKRYGGKKHKILYRDRDYHGTTLGCLSAGGQDERNAQYGPFAPGFVRVPHCLEYRSFEQDGAPQENYGTWAADQIEKVILAEGPETVGALCLEPVTAGGGVICPPDGYWERVQEICRKYDILLHIDEVVCGVGRTGTWFGYQHYGIQPDMVTMAKGVASGYAAIACLVTTDAVFDMFKDDASDPLNYFRDISTFGGCTAGPTAGIENMNIIERENLLENTTNMGHYMLDQLHALANKHAVIGDVRGKGLFLGAELVTDRDSRAPVEEKRIQAVVGDCMAQGVIIGATNRSLPGKNNTLCFSPALIASRDDIDEIITAVDGALGRVFASA; encoded by the coding sequence ATGGACGGCAATTTTAACGAGAACGACATCTCCCGCGTTGTCGAAGCCGACCGCGCGCATATCTGGCACCACCTGAGCCAGCACAAACCCTATGAAACGACCGACCCGCGCATCATTGTCGAAGGCAAGGGCATGCGGGTCTGGGACCAAAAGGGCAAAGAGCACCTCGATGCCGTGTCCGGCGGTGTGTGGACGGTGAACGTGGGCTATGGCCGCGAAAGCATCGCCAATGCCGTGCGCGATCAACTGATCAAGCTGAACTATTTCGCCGGGTCCGCAGGCTCGATCCCCGGCTCGCATTTCGCGGAAAAGCTGCTGGATAAGATGCCCGGCCTTGATCGCGTCTATTACTGCAACTCTGGCTCCGAGGCGAATGAGAAAGCCTTTAAAATGGTGCGCCAGATCGCGCACAAGCGTTACGGCGGCAAGAAGCACAAGATCCTCTACCGCGACCGCGACTACCACGGTACCACCCTCGGCTGCCTGTCGGCGGGTGGACAAGACGAGCGCAACGCACAATACGGCCCCTTCGCCCCGGGCTTCGTGCGGGTGCCGCATTGTCTGGAATATCGCAGCTTCGAACAAGACGGCGCGCCGCAGGAAAACTACGGTACCTGGGCTGCCGATCAGATCGAAAAAGTGATCCTCGCCGAAGGGCCGGAAACCGTCGGCGCGCTTTGCCTAGAGCCGGTGACAGCAGGCGGCGGCGTGATCTGCCCCCCCGATGGCTATTGGGAGCGCGTGCAAGAGATTTGCCGCAAGTATGACATCCTATTGCACATTGATGAGGTCGTCTGCGGCGTCGGACGCACCGGCACTTGGTTCGGCTATCAACACTATGGCATTCAGCCAGACATGGTGACCATGGCCAAAGGCGTTGCCTCGGGCTATGCCGCCATTGCCTGTCTGGTCACGACCGATGCGGTGTTTGACATGTTCAAAGACGACGCGAGCGATCCGTTGAACTACTTCCGCGACATCTCGACCTTTGGTGGCTGCACCGCTGGGCCGACGGCGGGCATCGAGAATATGAACATCATTGAGCGTGAGAACCTGCTGGAGAACACCACCAACATGGGCCACTACATGTTGGATCAGTTGCACGCGCTGGCCAACAAACACGCAGTGATCGGCGATGTGCGCGGCAAGGGGCTGTTTTTGGGTGCCGAACTGGTCACCGACCGCGACAGCCGCGCCCCAGTTGAGGAAAAGCGCATTCAAGCCGTCGTCGGGGACTGCATGGCCCAAGGGGTGATCATCGGGGCCACCAACCGCTCGCTGCCGGGCAAGAACAACACGCTGTGTTTTTCGCCCGCCCTGATCGCCTCGCGCGATGATATTGATGAGATCATCACAGCGGTAGATGGTGCATTGGGCCGAGTTTTCGCTTCGGCGTAA
- a CDS encoding DEAD/DEAH box helicase, whose amino-acid sequence MIQTIADALAQQGYETLTAVQEAVTDPALNDQDLLVSAQTGSGKTVGFGLAIAPTLLSDDTHFGQAGAPLALIIAPTRELAMQVSRELTWLYGKAGAVVTTCVGGMDTRTERRALDRGAHIVVATPGRLCDHIKRNNINLDAIRAVVLDEADEMLDLGFREDLEFILSESPEERRTLLFSATVPAAIAKLAKSYQRDAQRITTVSEAKQHSDIEYRALNVHPRDIENAIINVLRFYEAKNAIVFCNTRAAVARLTTRFTNRGFSVVALSGELTQSERTNALQALRDGRARVCIATDVAARGIDLPNLELVIHADLPSNSDTLLHRSGRTGRAGRKGVSALIVPAKLRSKANRLIGGAKLKVEWAAPPSATEVNAADEARLLADSAWSDPIPEDAEGFVANLVEQFSAEQLATAFVNLYRARQSAPEELAEPGAPGDDKPRPAFGKSVWFSISTGRNDGAEPRTLLPMLCRRGDLTKDDIGAIRVQGSHSFVEVLETSVPGLLSALGGDMKLEEGAVLTQLDKAPDLARGPKPGGNRGPKPGGGYKGDRDRGPRPPRDNYDPDAAPAPRKPRAKAADGPGAASFDKPKYDKPKFDKPRAPKGERPPKSHKTERSPMKPGATPKPKSGGETTGKPKAKAVWKKEKPAGDAPRKGKGKPTTSATTPGGEKSYKRASDPSKRFTPPNKIGKQGGKGGPKSK is encoded by the coding sequence GTGATCCAGACTATTGCCGATGCCCTTGCCCAACAGGGTTATGAAACACTTACCGCCGTTCAGGAGGCCGTCACAGACCCCGCGCTGAACGATCAAGACCTTCTGGTTTCGGCCCAAACCGGGTCGGGCAAAACGGTGGGCTTTGGCCTCGCCATCGCGCCGACCCTTTTGAGTGATGACACCCATTTCGGCCAAGCGGGCGCACCGCTGGCGCTGATTATCGCGCCCACGCGCGAATTGGCCATGCAGGTCAGCCGCGAGCTGACGTGGCTTTATGGCAAAGCGGGCGCGGTGGTCACCACCTGCGTCGGTGGCATGGACACCCGGACCGAGCGCCGCGCGCTGGACCGTGGCGCGCATATCGTCGTCGCCACGCCGGGCCGCCTGTGTGACCACATCAAACGCAACAACATCAACCTCGACGCGATCCGCGCCGTGGTGCTGGACGAAGCGGATGAGATGCTCGACCTTGGTTTCCGCGAAGACCTTGAGTTCATCCTCTCCGAATCCCCCGAAGAGCGCCGCACGCTGCTGTTCTCGGCCACTGTGCCCGCCGCCATCGCCAAGCTGGCGAAGTCCTACCAGCGCGATGCGCAGCGCATCACCACTGTGAGTGAAGCCAAACAGCACAGCGACATCGAATACCGCGCGCTGAACGTGCACCCACGCGACATTGAAAACGCCATCATCAACGTGTTGCGCTTTTACGAGGCCAAGAACGCCATCGTGTTCTGCAACACCCGCGCCGCCGTGGCGCGCCTGACCACACGGTTCACCAACCGGGGGTTCTCGGTCGTGGCGCTGTCGGGTGAGCTGACGCAATCCGAACGGACCAACGCGCTGCAAGCGCTGCGCGACGGGCGTGCGCGGGTCTGTATCGCCACCGATGTCGCCGCACGCGGCATCGACCTGCCGAACCTTGAACTGGTTATTCACGCCGATCTGCCCAGCAACTCTGACACGCTGCTGCACCGTTCGGGCCGGACAGGCCGCGCCGGGCGCAAGGGCGTCTCTGCCCTGATCGTGCCTGCGAAACTGCGCAGCAAGGCGAACCGTCTGATCGGCGGCGCGAAGCTGAAAGTGGAATGGGCGGCACCGCCCTCTGCTACCGAAGTCAACGCCGCAGACGAAGCCCGCCTGCTGGCCGATTCCGCATGGTCCGATCCGATCCCAGAAGACGCCGAAGGTTTTGTCGCCAATCTGGTCGAGCAATTCTCGGCAGAGCAGCTGGCCACCGCCTTCGTCAACCTCTACCGCGCGCGCCAATCTGCGCCGGAAGAACTGGCAGAACCCGGTGCACCCGGCGACGACAAACCGCGCCCGGCCTTTGGCAAATCGGTCTGGTTCTCGATCTCGACCGGTCGCAATGACGGGGCCGAGCCGCGCACGCTGCTGCCAATGCTGTGCCGTCGCGGTGATCTGACCAAAGACGACATCGGCGCGATCCGTGTGCAGGGCAGCCACAGCTTTGTCGAAGTGCTGGAAACCTCGGTTCCCGGCCTGCTGAGCGCACTTGGCGGTGACATGAAACTGGAAGAAGGCGCGGTGTTGACGCAGCTCGACAAAGCCCCCGATCTGGCCCGTGGTCCGAAACCGGGCGGCAACCGTGGCCCCAAGCCGGGTGGCGGCTACAAGGGTGATCGCGACCGTGGCCCGCGCCCGCCGCGTGATAACTACGATCCCGATGCCGCCCCCGCCCCGCGCAAACCCCGCGCCAAAGCGGCGGATGGCCCCGGTGCGGCGTCGTTCGATAAGCCCAAATACGACAAGCCCAAGTTCGACAAACCGCGCGCCCCGAAAGGCGAACGCCCGCCAAAGTCCCACAAGACAGAGCGCAGCCCGATGAAACCCGGTGCCACGCCCAAACCTAAGTCAGGCGGCGAAACAACCGGCAAGCCCAAGGCGAAAGCCGTTTGGAAAAAGGAAAAGCCCGCAGGCGATGCACCGCGCAAAGGCAAGGGCAAGCCGACAACCTCGGCCACCACGCCGGGCGGCGAGAAGTCGTACAAACGGGCGTCCGACCCGTCCAAACGCTTCACCCCGCCGAATAAGATCGGCAAGCAGGGCGGCAAGGGCGGCCCGAAATCGAAGTAA
- a CDS encoding glycine zipper 2TM domain-containing protein, giving the protein MKKFLIAIPMIAGLAACDGTTSNQGALTGAALGAATGAAVSGGDDKVQGAIIGGLAGAAAGNYIGQTQSGKCVYQNSNGQRYTAACP; this is encoded by the coding sequence ATGAAGAAGTTTCTTATCGCAATTCCGATGATCGCTGGTCTCGCCGCTTGTGACGGCACCACCTCCAACCAAGGTGCTTTGACAGGTGCGGCTCTCGGTGCTGCCACCGGTGCTGCCGTTTCAGGCGGTGATGACAAGGTGCAGGGTGCGATCATTGGTGGTCTCGCTGGTGCCGCTGCTGGCAACTACATCGGCCAGACACAATCCGGCAAATGCGTGTACCAAAACTCCAATGGTCAGCGTTACACCGCAGCTTGCCCATAA